Proteins encoded by one window of Vigna radiata var. radiata cultivar VC1973A chromosome 5, Vradiata_ver6, whole genome shotgun sequence:
- the LOC106760105 gene encoding beta-galactosidase 15: MATAKFFSLAFCLLLLLLTTNAIEVSKDGRAIKIDGKRRLLISGSIHYPRSTPEMWPDLIKKAKEGGLDAIETYVFWNAHEPSRRVYDFSGNNDLIRFLKTIQDSGLYAVLRIGPYVCAEWNYGGIPVWVYNLPGVEIRTVNDVFMNEMQNFTTLIVDMVKKEKLFASQDGPIILTQIENEYGNVISHYGEAGKAYINWCANMAESLNVGVPWIMCQESDAPQPMINTCNGWYCDNFEPNNPNSPKMWTENWVGWFKNWGGKDPHRTAEDVAYSVARFFQTGGTFQNYYMYHGGTNFGRTAGGPYITTTYDYDAPLDEFGNIAQPKWGHLKELHSVLKSMEETLTNGKVSEIDFGNSVKATVYATNGSSSCFLSNTNTSTDATLTFRGNKYTIPAWSVSLLPDCQHEEYNTAKVNVQTSVMVKENKQEKDSVALKWTWRSENIDNALNAKSNISLPGLIDQKLMASDTSDYLWYMTKFYLKHGDPIWSENTTLRINGSGHVIHAFVNGEHIGSHWATYGIHNDKFETKIKFKRGINTISLLSVTVGLQNYGPYFETWHSGLVGPIELVSVKGDETITKDLSSHKWLYKVGLDGWNSEFFSEDSSTNWESQELPTNRMLTWYKSTFKAPMGSDPVVVDLKGMSKGYAWVNGENLGRIWPSYLAEEEGCSDEPCDYRGEYSDRKCVTNCGKPTQRWYHVPRSFLRKDGENSLVLFAEMGGNPSMVNFQTVVVGSACGNAYENKTLELSCQDRPISAIKFASFGDPKGLCGAFTKGTCESKNNALSVLQKECVGQKACSIDVSEKTFGPTTCGSITKRLAVEIVC, from the exons ATGGCTACTGCAAAGTTTTTCTCTTTGGCATTTTGTTTATTGCTTTTGTTGTTGACAACTAATGCAATCGAAGTTTCTAAGGATGGAAGGGCCATCAAGATTGATGGTAAACGAAGACTGCTTATATCAGGATCGATCCATTATCCTAGAAGCACGCCTGAG ATGTGGCCGGACTTAATCAAGAAAGCCAAAGAAGGAGGTTTAGATGCAATAGAAACATACGTTTTCTGGAATGCGCATGAACCGTCTCGTCGTGTTTATGATTTTTCCGGCAACAATGATCTCATTAGATTTCTCAAGACCATTCAAGACTCTGGTCTCTATGCTGTTCTTCGCATTGGTCCATATGTTTGTGCCGAATGGAACTATGG AGGGATTCCTGTGTGGGTATACAATCTACCTGGTGTTGAGATCAGGACTGTCAATGATGTGTTTATg AATGAAATGCAAAATTTCACTACTTTGATCGTGGATATGGTGAAAAAAGAGAAACTTTTTGCTTCTCAAGATGGTCCTATAATTCTCACTCAg ATCGAAAATGAATATGGTAACGTAATCTCACATTATGGAGAAGCGGGAAAAGCTTACATAAATTGGTGTGCAAATATGGCGGAGTCATTGAACGTTGGAGTTCCATGGATCATGTGTCAAGAGTCCGATGCTCCTCAACCAATG ATCAATACTTGCAATGGTTGGTACTGTGACAACTTTGAACCCAATAATCCTAATAGTCCTAAAATGTGGACAGAAAACTGGGTTGGTTG GTTTAAGAATTGGGGTGGCAAAGATCCACACAGGACTGCCGAAGATGTTGCCTACTCTGTGGCTAGATTTTTCCAAACCGGAGGCACATTCCAAAATTATTACATG tatcatGGAGGGACTAATTTCGGTAGAACTGCTGGAGGTCCATATATCACCACTACATATGATTATGATGCTCCTCTTGATGAATTTG GCAACATTGCTCAACCAAAATGGGGTCACCTCAAAGAGCTTCATAGTGTTTTGAAGTCCATGGAGGAAACTCTTACCAATGGGAAAGTCTCTGAGATAGATTTTGGAAACTCTGTTAAG gCCACCGTTTATGCCACGAATGGATCATCAAGTTGTTTTTTGAGCAACACCAACACCAGCACTGATGCCACCCTAACATTTAGAGGAAATAAGTATACAATTCCAGCATGGTCGGTCAGTCTTCTTCCTGATTGTCAACATGAAGAGTATAACACTGCCAAGGTGAATGTCCAAACCTCTGTGATggtcaaagaaaataaacaagaaaaagactCAGTAGCTTTGAAATGGACGTGGAGGTCAGAGAATATTGATAATGCTCTTAATGCTAAAAGCAACATCTCTCTACCTGGACTTATTGATCAAAAACTCATGGCTAGTGATACCAGTGACTATCTTTGGTACATGACAAA ATTTTATCTCAAGCATGGTGATCCAATTTGGAGTGAAAATACTACTCTTAGGATTAATGGTAGCGGCCATGTGATTCACGCATTCGTTAACGGAGAACATATTG GTTCTCATTGGGCCACGTATGGAATTCACAATGATAAATTTGAGACAAAGATTAAGTTCAAGCGTGGAATAAATACAATAAGCTTGCTTAGTGTCACCGTTGGACTTCAG aaCTATGGACCATACTTTGAAACATGGCATTCCGGTCTTGTTGGGCCAATTGAGCTGGTGAGTGTGAAAGGTGATGAAACAATCACTAAGGATTTATCATCACACAAATGGTTATACAAAGTTGGATTGGATGGTTGGAACAGTGAATTCTTTAGTGAAGACTCATCTACCAATTGGGAATCTCAAGAATTACCCACAAACAGAATGCTCACTTGGTACAAG AGCACCTTTAAAGCTCCTATGGGGTCAGACCCTGTTGTGGTAGATCTGAAGGGAATGAGCAAAGGGTATGCATGGGTGAATGGTGAAAATCTTGGACGTATTTGGCCGAGTTATTTGGCCGAGGAAGAAGGTTGCAGTGATGAGCCATGCGATTACCGTGGAGAGTACAGTGACAGAAAATGTGTTACCAATTGTGGGAAGCCGACACAAAGATGGTACCATGTTCCTCGCTCCTTTTTACGTAAGGATGGTGAAAATAGCTTGGTTTTGTTTGCGGAGATGGGTGGTAATCCTTCAATGGTGAACTTCCAAACTGTTGTTGTTGGTAGTGCATGTGGAAATGCATATGAGAACAAGACATTGGAGTTGTCTTGCCAAGATCGTCCAATTTCTGCAATTAAATTTGCAAGTTTTGGTGATCCCAAAGGACTGTGTGGAGCATTCACTAAAGGAACTTGTGAAAGCAAAAACAATGCATTGTCCGTCTTGCAAAAG GAATGTGTCGGCCAAAAAGCATGTTCCATTGATGTTTCGGAGAAAACATTTGGTCCAACTACTTGTGGAAGTATTACCAAGAGACTTGCTGTGGAGATTGTTTGTTAG
- the LOC106761480 gene encoding probable inositol transporter 2 translates to MEGGVAEADVSAFRECLSLSWKNPFVLRLALSAGIGGFLFGYDTGVISGALLYIRDDFKEVDTKTWLQEAIVSMALAGAIIGASVGGWINDRFGRKKSIVVADTLFFIGSIVMATAMNPATLIVGRVFVGLGVGMASMASPLYISEASPTRVRGALVSLNGLLITGGQFLSYVINLAFTTAPGTWRWMLGVAAVPALTQVILMAFLPESPRWLFRKGREEEAKEILRKIYPPQHVEDEINALKESVEMEVREAAASDKVSIVKLLKTKTVRRGLYAGMGLQIFQQFVGINTVMYYSPTIVQLAGFASNRVALLLSLVTAGLNAFGSILSIYFIDKTGRRKLVLLSLFGVVGSLVVLTVVFHETTAHSPMVSTIETSHFNNTCPGYTIATNPSQWDCMTCLKASPQCGFCASRANKLLPGACLISNERTEDECKKEERQWYSRGCPSKYGWLALIGLALYIIFFSPGMGTVPWVVNSEIYPLRYRGICGGIASTSNWVSNLIVAQSFLSLTQAIGTSSTFMIFIFITLAAIIFVIIFVPETKGLPIEQVENMLQTRSLNFKFWQSSPQSAQVPDQKHQSV, encoded by the exons ATGGAAGGAGGTGTAGCAGAAGCCGATGTCTCTGCCTTCAGAGAATGTCTGTCTCTTTCATGGAAAAACCCTTTTGTTCTTCGTCTTGCTCTCTCTGCTGGAATTGGAGGCTTTCTCTTCGGCTACGACACTG GAGTCATATCTGGAGCTCTCTTGTATATCAGAGATGATTTCAAAGAGGTCGATACAAAGACTTGGCTTCAG GAAGCAATAGTGAGCATGGCACTTGCTGGAGCAATCATAGGAGCTTCAGTTGGCGGATGGATCAACGATCgatttggaagaaaaaagtCAATAGTTGTAGCAGATACCCTCTTTTTCATTGGGTCTATCGTGATGGCTACTGCAATGAACCCAGCAACCTTAATTGTTGGTCGTGTTTTTGTTGGCCTTGGTGTTGGAATGGCCTCAATGGCATCCCCTTTATACATCTCAGAAGCATCACCAACAAGAGTTCGAGGAGCCCTTGTTAGTCTCAATGGACTTCTCATCACTGGAGGACAATTCCTTTCCTATGTCATCAACTTGGCCTTCACAACC GCACCAGGAACATGGAGGTGGATGTTGGGAGTTGCAGCAGTACCAGCTCTGACACAAGTCATATTGATGGCTTTTCTCCCAGAATCACCTCGTTGGTTGTTCAGAAAG ggaagagaagaagaagctaAAGAAATTTTGAGGAAGATTTACCCTCCCCAACATGTTGAAGACGAGATAAATGCTCTGAAGGAATCAGTTGAAATGGAAGTGAGGGAAGCTGCAGCTTCTGACAAAGTCAGCATAGTGAAACTACTGAAAACGAAGACCGTGAGAAGAGGTCTATATGCAGGAATGGGTCTTCAAATCTTCCAACAGTTTGTGGGAATCAACACTGTGATGTACTACAGTCCCACCATTGTTCAGTTGGCTGGTTTTGCGTCCAATAGGGTTGCACTGCTTCTTTCACTGGTGACTGCAGGGCTAAATGCATTTGGCTCTATTTTGAGCATATATTTCATTGACAAGACTGGAAGGAGGAAGCTTGTGTTGTTGAGTCTGTTTGGTGTAGTAGGTTCCCTTGTTGTTTTAACTGTTGTTTTTCACGAGACCACTGCTCATTCCCCAATGGTTAGCACAATTGAAACCTCTCACTTCAACAATACCTGCCCTGGTTACACCATAGCTACCAACCCTTCTCAATGGGATTGCATGACATGCCTCAAGGCTTCTCCACAGTGTGGCTTTTGTGCTTCTAGAGCCAATAAG CTATTACCAGGTGCATGCTTGATTTCAAATGAGAGAACAGAAGATGAGTGCAAGAAAGAGGAGAGGCAATGGTACAGTAGGGGATGTCCTAGTAAATATGGGTGGCTAGCTTTAATTGGGCTAGCACTGTACATCATATTCTTCTCACCAGGGATGGGAACAGTTCCATGGGTTGTGAACTCTGAGATCTATCCCTTAAGGTACAGAGGAATCTGTGGAGGAATAGCATCTACCTCCAATTGGGTTTCAAATCTCATTGTGGCTCAGTCCTTTCTCTCCTTGACACAAGCCATTGGAACCTCATCCACATTCATGATCTTCATATTCATCACTCTTGCAGCCATTATCTTTGTCATTATTTTCGTCCCAGAAACCAAAGGACTTCCAATTGAGCAAGTGGAGAACATGCTCCAAACAAGATCTTTGAACTTTAAGTTCTGGCAGTCAAGTCCTCAATCTGCTCAAGTACCAGACCAAAAGCATCAATCAGTTTGA